The following are from one region of the Synechococcus sp. CBW1108 genome:
- a CDS encoding type II toxin-antitoxin system Phd/YefM family antitoxin, producing MASHSAAGGGGRRMVNMLEAKTHLSRLVEAIETGAASEVVIARNGRPVARLTALQEPAPPRSLGVARGQFTVPDSIDTANPLIAELFEQP from the coding sequence ATGGCAAGTCATTCGGCCGCTGGCGGCGGTGGTCGTCGCATGGTCAACATGCTGGAGGCCAAGACCCACCTCTCACGCCTGGTGGAGGCGATCGAAACAGGTGCGGCAAGCGAGGTGGTGATCGCCCGCAACGGCAGGCCGGTGGCGCGACTCACCGCCCTGCAGGAGCCTGCGCCGCCCCGGAGCCTGGGAGTGGCCCGCGGTCAGTTCACGGTTCCCGATTCGATCGATACCGCCAATCCGCTGATCGCCGAGCTGTTTGAGCAGCCCTGA
- a CDS encoding DUF6444 domain-containing protein, which translates to MSAPPAGIPEADWLLWPATAKAFIVAQQQEIEEHRNQLVALATELAQLRERIGRSSRNSSKPPSSDGPGFKPPERRKGSGRKRGAQPGHPGSGPELLPIERVDEVVEHHPDACRRCGTLLAGEDPQPAPPGD; encoded by the coding sequence ATGAGCGCACCTCCGGCCGGGATTCCAGAAGCAGACTGGTTGTTGTGGCCAGCCACTGCCAAGGCATTCATCGTGGCTCAACAGCAGGAGATTGAGGAGCACCGCAACCAGCTCGTCGCCCTGGCCACCGAGCTGGCCCAGCTGCGTGAGCGGATCGGCCGCAGCTCGCGCAATTCCTCCAAACCGCCCTCCAGTGATGGCCCTGGGTTTAAGCCGCCGGAACGGCGCAAGGGCAGTGGCCGCAAGCGCGGCGCTCAGCCGGGCCACCCTGGATCAGGCCCTGAGCTGCTGCCGATCGAGCGGGTTGATGAGGTGGTGGAGCATCATCCCGATGCCTGCCGCCGCTGCGGCACTTTGCTTGCGGGAGAGGATCCGCAGCCTGCGCCACCAGGTGATTGA
- a CDS encoding GH116 family glycosyl hydrolase yields MARFGLSALTSLLQGKGGRGTGQANAPAASWSRPFGMGWDKPYTVRYASNLDDGPNHGMPLGGFGAGCIGRAPDGSFNLWHLDGGEHWFGTLPDCQFALFESDGQQSRAHALAVKPPVDASRPEAGEPLSAWSWYPASTAEQATGTYAARYPLSSTHYSGVFQAEVSCQAFSPILPGDYRRTSYPVAVFVWTLTNPTDRPLDLSLLLSWRNTTGWFTNTDPTAAVTFRDDGSPEHNYLPAIGRSEGQRNLWVDQAGLKGVLLEGSRSKPIAEGQGQWCLAAPNHLDVQRCSRWNPHGSGAELWEPFARDGSIPNSNNDRRSGANDPASAALAVKCHLEPGASLEIPLVISWDLPVTTFASGTRTLRRYTDVFGTEGTNAAAIAAEALRDWRDWHNQIEAWQQPVLERSDLPEPLRMALFNELYDLASGGSLWSAASPADPVGRFGVLECLDYAWYESLDVRLYGSFALLQLWPELDKAVLRSFARAIPAADPTPRPIGWYFTQGKGRVEAARKVAGATPHDLGAPNERPWDATNYTAYQDCNLWKDLASDYVLQVWRTFRLAPSGEDLRFLAECWPAAVEALTYLKSFDVNNDGLPDNGGAPDQTFDDWPLQGVSAYCGALWIAALEAALAMAQRLQLELGLDTSGEQRQFGSWLEQSRANFDALLWNGEYYKIDAESGTPVVMADQLCGDFYARLLGLPAVVADVRARSALKAVKQACFEGFQGGKLGVANGLRRDGTPLDPNGTHPLEVWTGINFGLAAYYRLMGETSTAFAISGAVVEQVYGGGLQFRTPEAITGVNTFRACHYLRAMAIWALWATHTDWQAIPGAERQPGAEQQP; encoded by the coding sequence ATGGCGCGCTTCGGCCTCTCTGCCCTGACCTCGCTGCTTCAGGGCAAGGGGGGCCGTGGCACTGGCCAAGCGAATGCCCCAGCGGCCAGCTGGAGCCGCCCCTTCGGGATGGGTTGGGACAAGCCCTACACGGTGCGCTACGCCAGCAACCTCGACGACGGCCCCAACCACGGCATGCCCCTGGGGGGCTTCGGTGCCGGCTGCATCGGCCGGGCCCCCGATGGCAGCTTCAACCTCTGGCACCTCGATGGCGGTGAGCACTGGTTCGGCACCCTGCCCGACTGCCAGTTCGCCCTGTTTGAGAGCGACGGCCAGCAGAGCCGCGCCCATGCCCTGGCGGTGAAACCCCCGGTGGATGCCTCCCGCCCCGAGGCCGGCGAGCCCCTCAGCGCCTGGAGCTGGTACCCCGCCAGCACCGCCGAGCAAGCCACCGGCACCTATGCAGCCCGCTATCCCCTCAGCAGCACCCACTATTCGGGCGTGTTCCAAGCCGAGGTGAGCTGCCAGGCCTTCAGCCCGATCCTCCCCGGCGATTACCGGCGCACCAGCTACCCGGTGGCGGTGTTCGTCTGGACGCTGACCAACCCCACCGACCGCCCCCTGGACCTCTCCCTGCTGCTGAGCTGGCGCAACACCACCGGCTGGTTCACCAACACCGACCCCACGGCGGCCGTGACCTTCCGCGACGACGGCAGTCCGGAGCACAACTACCTGCCCGCGATCGGCCGCAGCGAAGGCCAACGCAACCTCTGGGTGGATCAGGCGGGCCTCAAGGGGGTGCTGCTGGAGGGCAGCCGCTCCAAGCCAATCGCAGAGGGCCAGGGGCAATGGTGCCTGGCGGCGCCCAACCACCTGGACGTGCAGCGCTGCAGCCGCTGGAACCCCCACGGCAGCGGCGCCGAGCTGTGGGAGCCCTTCGCCCGCGATGGCTCGATCCCCAACAGCAACAACGACCGCCGCAGCGGAGCCAACGACCCCGCCAGCGCCGCCCTGGCGGTGAAATGCCACCTTGAGCCGGGGGCCAGCCTCGAAATCCCCCTGGTGATCAGCTGGGATCTGCCGGTCACGACCTTTGCCAGCGGCACCCGCACCCTGCGCCGCTACACCGATGTGTTTGGCACCGAAGGCACCAACGCCGCCGCCATCGCCGCCGAGGCCCTGCGCGACTGGCGCGACTGGCACAACCAGATCGAAGCCTGGCAGCAGCCCGTGCTGGAGCGCAGCGATCTGCCCGAGCCGCTGCGGATGGCCCTGTTCAACGAGCTCTACGACCTGGCCAGTGGCGGCAGCCTCTGGAGTGCCGCCAGCCCCGCCGACCCGGTGGGCCGCTTCGGGGTGCTCGAGTGTCTCGACTACGCGTGGTACGAGAGCCTCGATGTGCGGCTCTACGGCTCCTTCGCCCTTTTGCAGCTCTGGCCCGAACTCGACAAGGCCGTACTGCGCAGCTTCGCCCGCGCCATCCCCGCCGCCGACCCCACCCCGAGGCCGATCGGCTGGTATTTCACCCAGGGCAAGGGCCGGGTGGAGGCGGCCCGCAAGGTCGCCGGCGCCACCCCGCACGACCTCGGCGCCCCAAACGAGCGGCCCTGGGATGCCACCAACTACACCGCCTATCAAGACTGCAATCTCTGGAAAGACCTGGCCAGCGACTACGTGCTGCAGGTGTGGCGCACCTTCCGGCTCGCTCCCAGTGGCGAAGACCTGCGCTTCCTGGCCGAGTGCTGGCCAGCGGCCGTTGAGGCCCTCACCTACCTGAAAAGCTTCGACGTGAACAACGACGGCCTGCCCGACAACGGCGGCGCCCCCGACCAGACCTTCGACGACTGGCCGCTGCAGGGGGTGAGTGCCTACTGCGGTGCCCTCTGGATCGCCGCCCTGGAGGCGGCCCTGGCCATGGCCCAGCGGCTGCAGCTGGAGCTGGGGCTCGACACCAGTGGCGAGCAGCGGCAATTCGGCAGCTGGCTGGAGCAGTCCCGAGCCAACTTCGATGCCCTGCTGTGGAACGGGGAGTACTACAAGATCGATGCCGAAAGCGGCACACCTGTGGTGATGGCCGACCAGCTCTGCGGCGACTTCTACGCCCGCCTGCTGGGACTGCCCGCCGTCGTGGCCGACGTGCGCGCCCGCAGTGCCCTCAAGGCGGTGAAGCAGGCCTGCTTCGAGGGCTTCCAGGGCGGCAAGCTCGGGGTGGCCAACGGCCTGCGCCGCGACGGCACCCCCCTCGATCCCAACGGCACCCACCCGCTGGAGGTGTGGACCGGCATCAACTTCGGCCTGGCCGCCTACTACCGCCTGATGGGCGAAACCAGCACGGCCTTCGCCATCAGCGGCGCCGTGGTGGAGCAGGTGTACGGCGGCGGCCTGCAGTTCCGCACCCCTGAAGCCATCACCGGCGTCAACACCTTCCGTGCCTGCCACTACCTGCGGGCCATGGCGATCTGGGCCCTGTGGGCCACCCACACCGACTGGCAGGCCATCCCTGGGGCCGAACGCCAACCGGGTGCTGAGCAACAGCCATGA
- a CDS encoding DUF3122 domain-containing protein yields the protein MKPLLTLLLTPLLALALWLGLPPAAQALVHAHNDENGTPVVRSLESLRDLDYQSWQVVAYREGPPGGPLKLRIVGYPGKVRLDHPTALQVRSGHFSWQLADVTLANPQLAGDGRSAAAEFDLAPLLADLHQDRPLRLALPGVFVELPVPPFVVAQWRSLPLAAAQPTGAFGNPT from the coding sequence ATGAAACCCCTGCTTACCCTGCTGCTGACGCCCCTGCTGGCCTTGGCGCTCTGGCTGGGGCTGCCCCCTGCCGCCCAGGCCCTAGTGCACGCCCACAACGACGAGAACGGCACCCCGGTGGTGCGCAGCCTCGAGAGCCTGCGCGACCTCGACTACCAGAGCTGGCAGGTCGTGGCTTACCGCGAAGGCCCTCCGGGCGGCCCCCTGAAGCTGCGAATTGTGGGCTACCCCGGCAAGGTACGGCTCGACCACCCCACGGCCCTGCAGGTGCGCAGCGGCCACTTCAGCTGGCAGCTGGCCGATGTGACCCTGGCCAACCCCCAGCTGGCAGGAGATGGCCGCAGCGCCGCCGCCGAGTTCGACCTGGCGCCCCTGCTGGCCGACCTGCACCAAGACCGGCCCCTGCGGCTGGCGCTGCCGGGGGTGTTTGTGGAGTTGCCTGTGCCGCCGTTTGTGGTGGCGCAATGGCGCAGCCTGCCGCTTGCCGCGGCTCAACCAACAGGAGCCTTCGGTAATCCCACCTAG
- a CDS encoding nucleotidyl transferase AbiEii/AbiGii toxin family protein, whose translation MPVGRRQGEISLEMPSKEKAVCGIASLTLNDLICSKLLANSDRWNDDGVLNRDLIDLAHLPLTPAVWDQALTKAELAYGDAVRADLSKALERVQQRKGWLERCRQALAIEAPRAALWQRLLILQRLAAAPSAPTPD comes from the coding sequence TTGCCTGTTGGGCGGCGGCAGGGCGAGATCAGCCTGGAGATGCCCAGCAAGGAAAAAGCAGTGTGTGGCATCGCCTCGTTGACGCTGAACGATCTCATCTGCAGCAAGCTGCTGGCCAATTCCGACCGCTGGAACGACGATGGGGTGTTGAACCGCGATCTGATTGATCTGGCCCATCTGCCCCTGACCCCAGCCGTGTGGGATCAGGCGTTGACCAAGGCCGAACTGGCCTATGGCGACGCAGTGCGTGCCGACCTGAGCAAGGCCCTCGAGCGGGTGCAGCAGCGCAAGGGCTGGCTGGAGCGCTGCCGTCAGGCTCTGGCGATCGAAGCTCCCCGGGCGGCGCTGTGGCAGCGCCTGCTCATCCTGCAGCGGCTGGCAGCCGCCCCTTCAGCACCAACACCGGATTGA
- a CDS encoding DUF427 domain-containing protein: protein MPELVADYPRPPALVESAEQVRVEALGQLLCETGRSLRVLETFHPPTYYLPPQAVRQELLQPSAGSSYCEWKGLARYFDLVLDPTASAGARPVERRLRRPVLRRAVWTYPQPSEAFAALAGWFAVYPALMDGCWVDGELVTPQPGGFYGGWITSRVEGPFKGDPQHPELR, encoded by the coding sequence ATGCCTGAACTGGTGGCCGATTACCCCCGGCCGCCGGCGCTGGTCGAGAGCGCCGAGCAGGTGCGGGTTGAAGCCTTGGGCCAGTTGCTCTGTGAGACGGGGCGCAGCCTGAGGGTGCTGGAGACCTTCCACCCGCCCACCTACTACCTGCCGCCCCAGGCGGTGCGCCAAGAGCTGCTTCAGCCCAGCGCCGGCTCCAGCTATTGCGAGTGGAAGGGGCTGGCCCGCTATTTCGATCTGGTGCTCGATCCCACTGCTTCGGCCGGCGCCCGCCCGGTTGAGCGCCGCCTGCGCCGGCCTGTCTTACGCCGAGCAGTGTGGACCTACCCCCAGCCCAGCGAGGCCTTTGCTGCCCTGGCTGGTTGGTTTGCCGTGTATCCGGCCCTGATGGATGGCTGCTGGGTTGACGGAGAGCTGGTGACGCCCCAGCCCGGCGGCTTCTACGGCGGCTGGATCACCTCCCGGGTGGAGGGGCCGTTCAAGGGCGATCCCCAGCATCCGGAGCTGAGATAG
- a CDS encoding type II toxin-antitoxin system VapC family toxin has product MRLLLDTHAFLWAISDEPRLGPRSRDLITTEASSVLISHVSLWEIAIKHALTRSDMPLSAAQAIPWAQECGFELLPLDLPHLLTLEQLPLHHRDPFDRLLVAQSISESLLLVSADGAFHAYGCPLQDARR; this is encoded by the coding sequence ATGCGCCTCCTGCTCGACACCCACGCCTTTCTCTGGGCGATCAGTGATGAGCCCAGGCTGGGCCCGCGCAGCCGCGATCTGATCACCACCGAGGCCAGCAGCGTGCTGATCAGCCATGTGTCGCTCTGGGAGATCGCCATCAAGCACGCCCTGACCCGCAGCGACATGCCGCTCTCTGCCGCCCAGGCGATCCCATGGGCTCAGGAGTGCGGCTTCGAGCTCCTGCCGCTTGATCTTCCCCATCTGCTGACGCTCGAGCAGTTGCCCCTCCATCACCGCGATCCGTTTGACCGCCTGCTCGTGGCCCAGTCGATCAGCGAATCGCTGCTGCTGGTGAGCGCCGATGGGGCGTTTCATGCCTATGGCTGCCCGTTGCAGGATGCTCGCCGCTGA
- a CDS encoding IS66 family transposase, with the protein MRERIRSLRHQVIEVPPITPLVIEHRLHRLVCPCCSTSTCAPLPADVEASQYGPRLSALVGLLGSAFPLSFTKTQALLDQLLGVEISRGAIAAIRQRLSTALEQPVHQAIAFARQQPVAYVDETGAPIGNADGGNPTGKRGWQWVMVTAVVTVFIQGLSRSGAAAIELLGSAFGGIVVSDRFSAYNHLPIQQRQLCWAHLIRDLTAIAERPGASAEFAAELLGLQQQLFAQWRQWKDGTIDWPTLQLSCRPIRLQFEATLQRVVDLGFARKERTPWAQTVRTCQQLLQRKEALWTFLDHPGIEPTNNAAERALRQSVIQRKISHGMQSRQGAICRSRLLTVTTTLRQQGRDAWEFLEQAWIAHHRGGVMPSLLPDP; encoded by the coding sequence TTGCGGGAGAGGATCCGCAGCCTGCGCCACCAGGTGATTGAGGTCCCGCCGATCACGCCGCTGGTGATCGAGCATCGGCTGCATCGCTTGGTGTGCCCCTGCTGCTCCACCAGCACCTGTGCCCCGTTACCGGCGGATGTGGAAGCCAGTCAGTACGGCCCAAGGCTCAGTGCCCTGGTGGGTTTGCTCGGTAGCGCCTTCCCGTTGAGTTTCACCAAAACCCAGGCGCTGCTCGATCAGCTGCTGGGGGTGGAGATTAGTCGCGGCGCCATTGCGGCAATCCGCCAGCGCTTGAGCACAGCATTGGAGCAGCCCGTGCATCAGGCCATCGCTTTCGCCCGTCAGCAACCGGTGGCCTACGTGGATGAAACCGGCGCACCCATCGGCAACGCCGATGGCGGCAATCCCACCGGCAAGCGTGGCTGGCAGTGGGTCATGGTGACCGCTGTGGTGACGGTGTTCATCCAAGGCCTGAGTCGATCGGGGGCCGCCGCCATCGAGCTGCTCGGCAGTGCCTTTGGCGGCATTGTGGTGAGCGATCGCTTCTCGGCATACAACCACCTGCCCATCCAGCAGCGTCAGCTGTGCTGGGCGCACCTGATCCGTGATCTCACCGCCATCGCCGAACGCCCAGGCGCCAGCGCGGAGTTCGCAGCGGAGCTGTTGGGCCTGCAGCAGCAGCTATTTGCCCAGTGGCGCCAGTGGAAGGACGGAACGATCGACTGGCCCACGTTGCAGCTGAGTTGCCGGCCGATCCGCCTCCAGTTCGAGGCCACACTGCAGCGAGTGGTGGATCTGGGCTTTGCGCGAAAGGAGCGAACGCCATGGGCCCAGACCGTGCGCACCTGCCAGCAACTCCTGCAACGCAAAGAAGCCCTGTGGACTTTTCTGGATCACCCCGGCATCGAACCCACCAACAACGCAGCAGAAAGAGCCCTGCGCCAGTCGGTGATTCAGCGCAAAATCAGCCATGGAATGCAATCCCGCCAAGGTGCGATCTGCCGCAGCCGGCTGCTCACGGTCACCACCACCCTGCGGCAACAGGGCCGGGATGCCTGGGAGTTCCTCGAGCAGGCCTGGATCGCCCATCACCGTGGCGGGGTGATGCCGTCCCTGCTGCCGGATCCCTGA
- the ribD gene encoding bifunctional diaminohydroxyphosphoribosylaminopyrimidine deaminase/5-amino-6-(5-phosphoribosylamino)uracil reductase RibD: MQRALQLAELGAGRTSPNPLVGAVVLDAGGALVGEGYHARAGEPHAEVGALAQAGERARGGTLVVTLEPCCHHGRTPPCSQAVIAAGLARVVVAMADPNPQVAGGGLAQLAAAGIEVICGVAEAEARALNRAFCHRIASGRPLGILKWAMGADGRTALSNGASQWISGPAARAWVHRLRASCDAVIVGGGTVRADDPLLTSRGLRQPEPLRVVLSRSLDLPASAQLWNQATGPTLVVHGYDAPSQARFQLDQQGVPRLALATCGPRALLEEMARRGCNQVLWECGPELAAAAVREGCVQEVAAVIAPKLLGGQPARTPLGELGFTAMAEVPNWSSQPVQTLGPDLLWRLSAPAAPMAP; the protein is encoded by the coding sequence ATGCAGCGGGCCCTGCAGCTAGCGGAGCTGGGCGCCGGCCGCACCAGCCCCAACCCCCTGGTGGGGGCGGTGGTGCTCGATGCCGGCGGGGCGCTGGTGGGGGAGGGCTACCACGCCCGCGCCGGCGAGCCCCACGCCGAAGTGGGAGCCCTGGCCCAGGCGGGCGAGCGGGCCCGCGGCGGCACCCTGGTGGTGACCCTGGAGCCCTGCTGCCACCACGGCCGCACGCCGCCCTGCAGCCAGGCCGTGATCGCCGCGGGGCTGGCCCGGGTGGTGGTGGCCATGGCCGATCCCAATCCCCAGGTGGCCGGCGGCGGGCTGGCCCAGCTGGCGGCCGCCGGCATCGAGGTGATCTGCGGGGTGGCCGAAGCTGAGGCCCGCGCCCTCAACCGGGCCTTCTGCCACCGCATCGCCAGCGGCCGGCCCCTGGGGATCCTCAAGTGGGCCATGGGTGCCGACGGACGCACCGCCCTCAGCAACGGCGCCAGCCAGTGGATCAGCGGCCCGGCGGCCCGCGCCTGGGTGCACCGGTTGCGGGCGAGCTGTGATGCGGTGATTGTCGGCGGCGGCACCGTGCGCGCCGACGATCCCCTGCTCACCAGCCGCGGTCTGCGCCAGCCTGAGCCGCTGCGGGTGGTGCTCAGCCGCAGCCTGGACCTGCCGGCCAGCGCCCAGCTCTGGAATCAGGCCACCGGCCCCACCTTGGTGGTCCATGGCTACGACGCCCCCAGCCAAGCCCGCTTCCAGCTCGATCAGCAGGGCGTCCCCCGCCTGGCCCTTGCCACCTGCGGCCCGCGGGCCCTGCTGGAAGAGATGGCCCGGCGCGGCTGCAACCAGGTGCTGTGGGAATGCGGCCCGGAGCTGGCCGCCGCGGCCGTGCGGGAGGGCTGCGTGCAGGAGGTGGCCGCCGTAATCGCCCCGAAACTGCTGGGCGGCCAACCGGCCCGCACCCCCCTGGGGGAGCTGGGGTTCACGGCCATGGCCGAGGTGCCCAACTGGAGCAGCCAGCCAGTGCAGACCCTGGGCCCAGACCTGCTCTGGCGACTCAGCGCGCCTGCCGCGCCCATGGCGCCCTAG
- a CDS encoding aldehyde dehydrogenase family protein, whose translation MSSLEGKTRPFRQFFRKLLINHPLFGLTTSVFTHNPALQERILEEARSGTVYFNWCNDVHPEVAWSGWGRSGNGMAAMSELGFQSLTRAQSIVKALPCA comes from the coding sequence ATCAGCTCTCTGGAGGGAAAAACGCGGCCTTTCAGGCAGTTTTTCCGCAAACTCCTAATTAACCACCCGCTGTTCGGATTGACGACTTCGGTTTTCACCCATAATCCTGCACTTCAGGAACGCATCCTTGAAGAGGCCCGGTCGGGCACCGTCTATTTCAACTGGTGTAACGACGTGCATCCGGAGGTCGCCTGGAGCGGCTGGGGAAGGTCGGGCAACGGTATGGCTGCCATGTCAGAGCTCGGCTTCCAATCCCTGACGCGCGCCCAGTCGATCGTCAAAGCTCTCCCGTGCGCTTGA
- the cbiE gene encoding precorrin-6y C5,15-methyltransferase (decarboxylating) subunit CbiE — protein MLEVIGTDAGGVAGLVPPSLALVRAAQLLVAPARLLAELEPWWRAEQAAGRISAGSPCPQLLASDRPELIFGAVEEALAAGCPAVLLASGDPLWFGIGRLLLQRFGAGRLRFHPAPSSLQLAFARLGRPWQDASWISLHGRDPEPLAAALQKRPAALAVLTDPGRGGAEEVRRILAASGLEAAYACWLCERLGHPEERVQRLAPQAPLPGDCHPLHLVLLIAEPPAAPADPASLPLFGLDDGLFLQHDDRPGLMTKREVRIQLLADLELPERGVLWDIGAGVGSVGLEALRLRPALAGWFVEQRGGSAGLIAANAERLGVLPAGLLEGRAPQVLAELPDPDRVLIGGSGRERAAVLAAVLQRLRPGGMVVIPLATVEALAVLRPLLEQAGCAVAVAQHQAWRGAALADGTRLAPLNPVLVLKGRLPAAAG, from the coding sequence GTGTTGGAGGTGATCGGCACCGATGCCGGTGGCGTGGCCGGCTTGGTGCCCCCCAGCCTGGCCCTGGTGCGGGCTGCCCAGCTGCTGGTGGCTCCGGCCCGGCTGCTGGCGGAGCTGGAGCCCTGGTGGCGGGCCGAGCAGGCGGCCGGGCGCATCTCAGCGGGGAGCCCTTGCCCCCAGCTCCTGGCCAGCGACCGGCCGGAGTTGATCTTCGGGGCCGTGGAGGAGGCCCTAGCGGCGGGATGCCCGGCGGTGCTGCTAGCCAGCGGTGACCCGCTCTGGTTTGGCATTGGCCGGCTGCTGCTGCAGCGCTTCGGCGCCGGGCGGCTGCGCTTCCATCCGGCCCCCAGCTCCCTGCAGCTGGCCTTCGCCCGCCTCGGCCGCCCCTGGCAGGACGCCAGCTGGATCAGCCTGCATGGCCGCGACCCCGAACCCCTGGCGGCGGCCCTGCAGAAACGGCCTGCCGCCCTGGCGGTGCTCACCGACCCGGGCCGCGGCGGCGCCGAGGAGGTGCGGCGCATCCTGGCGGCCTCGGGCCTGGAGGCGGCCTATGCCTGTTGGCTGTGCGAGCGGCTGGGGCACCCCGAGGAGCGGGTGCAGCGCCTGGCTCCCCAGGCGCCCCTCCCCGGGGATTGCCATCCCCTGCACCTGGTGCTGTTGATCGCCGAGCCGCCGGCTGCGCCCGCCGATCCCGCGTCCCTGCCCCTGTTTGGTCTCGACGACGGTCTGTTTCTCCAGCACGACGACCGCCCCGGCCTGATGACCAAGCGGGAGGTGCGCATCCAGTTGCTGGCCGATCTGGAGCTTCCCGAGCGCGGCGTGCTTTGGGATATCGGCGCCGGCGTGGGTTCGGTGGGGTTGGAGGCGTTGCGGCTGCGGCCGGCTCTGGCGGGTTGGTTTGTGGAGCAGCGGGGCGGCTCGGCGGGCCTGATCGCCGCCAATGCCGAGCGGCTGGGCGTGCTGCCGGCGGGGCTGCTCGAGGGCCGGGCGCCGCAGGTGCTGGCCGAGCTGCCCGATCCGGACCGGGTGCTGATCGGCGGCAGCGGCCGCGAGCGGGCGGCCGTGCTGGCGGCGGTGCTGCAGCGCCTGCGGCCCGGCGGCATGGTGGTGATTCCCCTGGCCACCGTGGAGGCCCTGGCCGTGCTGCGCCCCCTGCTGGAGCAGGCCGGCTGCGCCGTCGCCGTGGCCCAGCACCAGGCCTGGCGCGGCGCCGCCCTCGCCGATGGCACCCGCCTGGCGCCGCTCAATCCGGTGTTGGTGCTGAAGGGGCGGCTGCCAGCCGCTGCAGGATGA
- a CDS encoding mechanosensitive ion channel family protein: protein MPTAGLPFALQIPLVGALLALFAWLMLDRLGRRCPMGSLGRALLLSGRLSIATAILISGIGWWLAGQAEGRELRNLLLTVGVVWTLLRWRSELKQRAEHYGAQLLPHLSSKDQLFLFDVLDKLLSTAAVLVVLLMGLDLLGVSAGVLITAGGFGAAALAFGARTIVENGLSGLSLYINRPFTLGDTINLPGPQLLGTVEAVGWFYTELRDPDRQRIYIPNGLFTSQAVQNVAQIDNRRIWIEFGLSYADRDRIDTITTSLQEQLEHLAGVDPAKDRLVHFVDYGESSLNLRLLCFAASGTIQDAWALRQRVLLLIGAVVEQAGASMPFPTRTVIAERLAISAPDAGDRP, encoded by the coding sequence ATGCCCACCGCCGGCCTGCCCTTCGCTCTACAGATCCCCCTGGTGGGGGCACTGCTGGCCCTATTTGCCTGGCTAATGCTGGATCGGCTGGGCAGGCGCTGCCCCATGGGCTCCCTCGGCCGGGCCCTGCTGCTCAGCGGTCGGCTCAGCATCGCCACCGCCATCTTGATCAGCGGCATCGGCTGGTGGCTGGCGGGCCAGGCTGAGGGCCGGGAGCTGCGCAACCTGCTACTCACCGTTGGTGTGGTTTGGACCCTGCTGCGCTGGCGCAGCGAACTCAAGCAGCGCGCAGAGCACTACGGGGCCCAGCTGCTACCCCACCTCTCCAGCAAAGACCAGCTTTTTCTGTTCGACGTGCTCGACAAGTTGCTGAGCACAGCCGCCGTGCTGGTGGTGCTGTTGATGGGCCTGGACCTGCTGGGGGTGTCGGCAGGGGTGCTGATCACCGCCGGGGGCTTCGGGGCAGCGGCCCTGGCCTTCGGTGCCCGCACGATCGTGGAAAACGGCCTCAGCGGCCTCAGCCTCTACATCAACCGGCCCTTCACCCTGGGCGACACGATCAACTTGCCGGGCCCCCAGCTGCTGGGCACGGTGGAGGCGGTGGGTTGGTTTTACACCGAGCTGCGGGATCCGGATCGGCAGCGGATCTACATCCCCAATGGGCTGTTTACCAGCCAGGCCGTGCAGAACGTGGCCCAGATCGACAACCGCCGCATCTGGATCGAATTTGGCCTCAGCTACGCCGACCGGGACCGCATTGACACCATCACCACCAGCCTGCAGGAGCAACTCGAGCACCTGGCCGGGGTTGATCCCGCCAAGGACAGGCTGGTGCACTTCGTCGATTACGGCGAATCCAGCCTCAACCTGCGCCTGCTCTGCTTTGCCGCCAGTGGCACCATCCAGGACGCCTGGGCCCTGCGCCAACGGGTGCTGTTGCTGATCGGGGCGGTCGTGGAACAGGCCGGAGCCTCCATGCCCTTCCCGACCCGGACTGTCATTGCCGAGCGGCTAGCTATCTCAGCTCCGGATGCTGGGGATCGCCCTTGA
- a CDS encoding aldehyde dehydrogenase family protein — protein MPSSQSRHGRRFGNPLDPQTELGPLYGGPAAINYLMELVEDAVASGARIETGGITFEKDGFTFLRPTLITGATTRMRVM, from the coding sequence ATGCCCTCATCGCAAAGCAGGCATGGGCGAAGATTCGGCAATCCGCTCGACCCGCAGACCGAGCTGGGACCGCTCTACGGCGGGCCCGCAGCCATAAATTATCTTATGGAACTTGTGGAAGATGCTGTCGCCTCGGGCGCCCGCATCGAGACCGGTGGCATCACCTTTGAGAAGGACGGCTTCACTTTTTTGCGTCCGACCCTTATTACAGGGGCTACCACGCGGATGCGTGTCATGTAG